From one Halothece sp. PCC 7418 genomic stretch:
- a CDS encoding sulfite exporter TauE/SafE family protein: MLSLSLDLMENLWLLAGGGLFSGLLAGLFGIGGGTVLVPIIITVGYTPVQAVATSSLAIVLTALSGSWQNYRMGYLDLKRVWSLGFSAIITAQFGAYIASDLSDRILLFAFGILLLINIFLASWRKTLAKQDDQGQEKTQYRTLGRVATGGLAGFLAGLFGIGGGVIMVPLQMVLLGESIKVAIQTSLGVIVITAISATVGHAWQGNVLFWQGLILGCGGLVGAQVSTRYLPKLRDRAIAFGFYALLVILAIYTFWRASLLN; the protein is encoded by the coding sequence ATGCTTTCACTCTCACTTGATCTAATGGAAAACCTTTGGTTACTTGCAGGAGGCGGTCTTTTTTCTGGATTACTGGCGGGTTTATTTGGAATCGGTGGTGGAACAGTCCTTGTTCCCATCATTATTACTGTCGGTTATACACCAGTCCAGGCGGTAGCAACCAGTAGTCTCGCCATCGTCTTAACAGCACTCTCGGGGAGTTGGCAAAATTATCGCATGGGCTATCTCGACTTAAAGCGAGTGTGGAGTTTAGGGTTCTCGGCGATTATTACTGCTCAGTTTGGGGCGTATATTGCCAGTGATCTTTCGGATCGTATCCTTTTATTCGCGTTTGGCATTTTATTGCTCATCAATATCTTTCTGGCGAGTTGGCGTAAAACCTTAGCGAAACAAGACGATCAGGGTCAAGAAAAAACTCAATATCGAACCCTAGGACGAGTGGCAACAGGGGGTCTTGCGGGGTTTCTTGCGGGGTTATTTGGTATTGGCGGTGGGGTGATTATGGTTCCGCTACAAATGGTCTTACTAGGAGAATCGATTAAAGTGGCGATTCAAACGAGTTTAGGGGTGATTGTCATTACTGCGATTTCAGCAACGGTGGGACACGCTTGGCAGGGAAATGTTTTATTTTGGCAAGGATTGATTTTAGGCTGTGGGGGCTTAGTGGGGGCGCAGGTGAGTACCCGTTATTTACCTAAATTGCGCGATCGCGCGATCGCTTTCGGTTTCTATGCCTTGCTCGTCATATTAGCCATTTATACCTTTTGGCGAGCCAGTCTTTTGAACTAA